In a single window of the Acidimicrobiales bacterium genome:
- a CDS encoding methylenetetrahydrofolate reductase, translating into MATRARADRAVQKRLLEGMTYELIPLKNLADQSMFLPAGATVSVTCSPAKTIDDTLDLCAHYGDQGFTVIPHLAARMAEDEDHVARIVRRVNEQGIRKVFCIGGDAEPRGPFTDAAGFLRSFLDRRPEIDVVGVGSYPDGHSTIPEQALVDSLVEKQEMIREAGLKGYMATQMCFSANTIGGWLKNRRLAGVDLPCHLGVPGAIDRTRLLTISIRLGIGHSARYLKKNSTSVIRLLSPGGYNPNKLIIPLSTRAEELGIVGIHCFTFNAVDTTEDWRQKSLQKLG; encoded by the coding sequence GTGGCCACCCGAGCCAGGGCCGACAGGGCCGTCCAGAAGCGCCTGCTCGAGGGCATGACCTACGAGCTGATACCGCTCAAGAACCTCGCCGACCAGTCCATGTTCCTGCCGGCCGGTGCCACAGTGTCGGTGACTTGCTCGCCTGCCAAGACCATCGATGACACGCTTGACCTTTGCGCCCACTACGGCGACCAGGGCTTCACCGTCATCCCCCACCTGGCAGCGCGCATGGCGGAGGACGAGGACCACGTCGCCCGCATCGTCCGGCGGGTCAACGAACAGGGCATCAGGAAAGTGTTCTGCATCGGTGGCGACGCAGAGCCCCGCGGACCCTTCACCGACGCCGCCGGGTTCCTCCGATCGTTCCTGGACCGCCGACCCGAAATCGACGTGGTCGGAGTCGGCTCGTACCCCGACGGGCACTCGACGATTCCCGAACAGGCCCTGGTGGACAGTCTGGTCGAGAAGCAGGAAATGATCCGGGAAGCCGGCCTGAAGGGCTACATGGCCACCCAGATGTGCTTCAGCGCCAACACCATCGGCGGCTGGCTGAAGAACCGTCGCCTAGCCGGCGTGGACCTGCCGTGCCACCTCGGCGTACCCGGAGCGATCGACAGGACCAGGTTGCTGACCATCTCGATCCGCCTGGGCATCGGCCACTCGGCGCGCTACCTGAAGAAGAACTCGACGTCGGTCATCCGCCTGCTCTCGCCGGGCGGCTACAACCCGAACAAGCTCATCATTCCGCTGTCGACCCGCGCCGAGGAACTGGGCATAGTCGGGATCCACTGCTTCACGTTCAACGCGGTGGACACCACCGAAGACTGGCGCCAGAAGTCCCTGCAGAAGTTGGGCTAA
- a CDS encoding FAD-dependent oxidoreductase, which yields MPTGSHPLLLSPIRLGPLDLRNRIVLPAMDQNNCDDGLITDETIAHYEERARGGTGLLILETSAVAFPHGATSRHQPALSHDGVIDGLTHLADAVHAHGARMVVQVNHHGRISGVDTAEGRPSLVPSLPVPEIDTSQIMVDTTMDELMGMATLTGGKMPTYEEASAETLDQVVGQFADASARVRAAGLDGVEVHAGHGYLLATFLSPAWNRRTDRYGGSPEDRARLLTDVVTAIRQRCGPDFGILVRLDGRDYGMADDITPDLAARYATLAVGAGADAIHVTAYSTTAGGPGFTDGPLPWQECQYEDLARTVKAVVDVPVIAVGRIGPDDGERILADGGADLIAMGRQLLADPDLAERLSTGRPDLVRPCINCFVCVAQNFWSGKPICAVNARLGHYDESPTGPTDTRRHIVVVGGGPGGMEAARVAAGRGHRVTLLEKAGRLGGTALFSSLTTPMNGELVRYLVASLGELDVDVRTGTTATPAAVAALCPDVVVVATGATRVRPDVPGAELGHVLSGDDLRSLLTGEGDLGARRPGVVVRLALAVGRSLGLTADMDRVRSLSRRWMPIGRRIVVVGGGLVGAELAEFMAERGRAVTVLEEGQYLAPEMAHPRRWRALHEARLNGVVFHTGATVMAITATHVEYRQGDEAHRLAADTVVLAGGIRPDPSLGDRIREATGVEVSVIGDAAATGYIEGAIGSGNRVGNAL from the coding sequence GTGCCAACCGGCTCCCATCCACTCCTGCTCTCGCCCATCCGGTTGGGGCCGCTGGACCTCCGGAACCGCATCGTCCTCCCGGCGATGGACCAGAACAACTGCGACGACGGCCTCATCACCGACGAAACCATCGCCCACTACGAGGAACGTGCCCGTGGCGGGACGGGCCTGCTGATCCTGGAGACGTCGGCCGTGGCGTTCCCCCACGGCGCTACCTCCCGCCACCAACCGGCGCTGTCCCACGACGGCGTGATCGACGGGCTGACCCACCTGGCCGACGCCGTCCACGCCCACGGAGCCCGGATGGTGGTCCAGGTGAACCACCATGGCCGAATCTCCGGCGTGGACACCGCCGAGGGCCGGCCGTCGCTGGTACCGAGCCTGCCGGTCCCGGAGATCGACACCTCGCAGATAATGGTCGACACCACCATGGACGAGCTGATGGGCATGGCGACGCTCACCGGCGGGAAGATGCCCACCTACGAGGAGGCTTCGGCCGAAACGCTGGACCAGGTGGTCGGGCAGTTCGCCGATGCCTCGGCCCGCGTCCGTGCCGCCGGGCTAGACGGCGTGGAGGTACACGCCGGCCACGGCTACCTGCTGGCCACCTTCCTCTCACCCGCCTGGAACCGGCGTACCGATCGGTACGGCGGCTCGCCCGAGGATCGGGCGCGTCTACTCACCGACGTGGTCACGGCCATCCGCCAGCGGTGCGGCCCCGACTTCGGAATCCTGGTCCGCCTCGACGGTCGTGACTACGGCATGGCCGACGACATCACACCGGACCTGGCAGCTCGCTACGCCACGTTGGCGGTCGGGGCCGGGGCCGACGCCATCCACGTGACCGCATACTCCACGACGGCCGGAGGCCCCGGCTTCACCGACGGCCCTCTCCCATGGCAGGAGTGCCAGTACGAGGACCTGGCGCGGACGGTCAAGGCGGTGGTCGACGTGCCGGTAATCGCCGTCGGCCGCATCGGTCCGGACGACGGCGAGCGGATCCTGGCCGACGGAGGAGCCGACCTGATCGCCATGGGTCGCCAACTCCTGGCAGACCCCGACCTGGCCGAACGGCTGTCCACCGGCCGCCCCGACCTGGTCCGACCCTGCATCAACTGCTTCGTGTGCGTGGCCCAGAACTTCTGGTCGGGGAAGCCGATCTGTGCGGTCAACGCCCGACTGGGCCACTACGACGAGTCGCCGACCGGCCCCACCGACACGCGGCGCCACATCGTGGTGGTCGGGGGTGGACCGGGGGGCATGGAGGCCGCCCGGGTGGCTGCCGGACGAGGCCATCGGGTGACCCTGCTGGAGAAGGCTGGCCGTCTGGGCGGTACGGCACTTTTCTCCTCGCTGACCACCCCGATGAACGGCGAGCTGGTCCGCTACCTGGTGGCGTCCCTGGGCGAGTTGGACGTCGACGTCCGGACCGGAACCACGGCGACCCCGGCGGCGGTCGCCGCCCTCTGCCCCGACGTCGTCGTGGTGGCCACCGGGGCTACACGGGTGCGGCCGGACGTGCCTGGTGCCGAGCTGGGCCACGTACTGTCCGGCGACGACCTGCGCAGCCTCCTCACCGGTGAGGGAGACCTCGGAGCACGGCGACCCGGTGTCGTCGTCCGCCTCGCCCTCGCCGTCGGCCGATCCCTCGGCCTGACCGCAGACATGGACAGGGTCAGGTCGCTGTCGCGACGGTGGATGCCCATAGGGCGCCGGATCGTGGTGGTCGGTGGCGGGCTGGTCGGTGCCGAGTTGGCCGAGTTCATGGCCGAGCGCGGCCGCGCCGTCACCGTGCTCGAGGAGGGGCAGTACCTGGCACCGGAGATGGCCCACCCCCGACGGTGGCGGGCCCTACACGAGGCCCGTCTCAACGGGGTCGTGTTCCACACCGGTGCGACGGTCATGGCTATCACCGCCACCCACGTCGAGTACCGACAGGGCGACGAGGCCCACAGGCTCGCCGCCGACACGGTGGTCCTGGCCGGCGGGATTCGACCCGATCCGTCCCTGGGTGACCGGATCCGCGAAGCCACGGGAGTGGAAGTGTCCGTCATCGGAGACGCAGCGGCGACCGGCTACATCGAGGGCGCCATCGGTTCGGGCAACCGGGTGGGCAACGCTCTCTGA